The sequence TCGCTGAGGAGGGTGTCGCCCGCTTCGAGATCGGCCGCTTCGACCCATTTCCCGCGTGACGGGCTCCAGAACGGGTGCTCGTACGTGGCCGTCAGCTCGGCCGGCCCCTGACGGGTTCCCACCGTCAGGGTGTTGAAGTGCTTGTCGTGTTCGGTGACGATGAGGCGGGTCACCTTGCGTGCGGCCGTGCGGCCGGTGACCGGGTCGGTGGCCCGAACCAGGTCACCCCATTCGACGTCTTCGATATTCCGGTGACTGCCGTCCGCCATGAGCACCTTGGTGCCGGCGGGGAAACACGTCTCGCAGGGAATCCGGTTCAGTGCGCGCAGACCCTCATAAGCACCCTTGAGCAGCCTGATCTTGTTGTTGATCGCCGCGTCCTGCGCCAGATCCATGCAGGCGTCGAGATCGTAGTCCAGGCAATTCTTGAGCTGGCTGAGGCCGGCTATCGCTACTCCGAGCTCCCACATCGTCCGCGCGTAGGGCTCCACGACCTTGGCCATCCCGAGCGAGGTGCAGAAGGCATCACCCGGGGATTTCCGGTCGCAGTGGAAGGGGTCGTTCTCCTTCGGGCACCCCAGAAGTCCGCATTTACGCATGCGTTCGGCCGGGGTGTCCTGCCGAAGCTTTCGGCGTTCCGCCTCCGCTTCCGCCTTGAGCTTGTCGATGGCGACGCCGAAAGCGTCTCTGGCCGCCTTGTCGGCGGCGGCCCAGTCCTTCCCCGCGGCGACGGCGGACTTCCTCGCCTTGTCCGCATGGGCCCAGGCAGTGCTCGCCGAAGCATGGGCGAGTTCCGAGGACACCGTGGCGTCGGCCGCGGAGCCGCTGGCCAGGGCAGCGGATTTTCCGGCTGCGTCCGCCGCCTGCCGGGCGGTCGCGGCAGACGCCGCGGCCCGGGCGGCGGAGGCTTCGGCCTCCTGGGCGGACCGGGCAGCCTCCTCCGCGTGGGTCTCGGCGGTCTTGGAGGCGGCCGAGGCCTCAGCGGCGTACGTCTTCGCTTCGTCGGCCGCCTTACGGGCGATCGCCGCCACCCGGTGGGCCTCCGCCGCGTTCTGCTGGGCCCGGGCGGCCGTTCCGGCGGCCTGCGCCACCAGCGCCTGCACCCGCGCGACGTGCGTCGCAGCCAGCAGGTCCTTGCGCTGGGCCATGTGCTGACCGGAATCGATGAAGCGGTGCAGCAGTTCGTCGGGGCCTTCCAGGGCGATCCGCGCCGCGGACCGTACCTCCGGGCCTCCGCTGTCCAAGAGCTGGGCCGCCCGGACCCGCTCGTCCTGTACTCGGGCGGTGTGCTGGCCGGTGGCCAGGAACGTACGGTAGTTGTCGAGGGAGTTGGAGTTCAGCGCGGCACGGGCGGCGTCGCCGAGCACGGCGCCGCCGGTGTCGGCGAGCCGTGCGATCTCGATCCGGTACTGCGACTCACCGGCCCGGTACTGGCCGGTCCTGAGGAACTCCGCGACGACAGTGGCGTCCCCGCCGAGGGCCTGCTCCGCGGCGTCGCTGATCGCCGGGACCGGACTGTCCGTGGAGAGACGGGCCACCTGGACCCGGTCGTCCTCGTGGGCAGCCTCCTGCCAGCCGCCGCGCACATAGGCGATGACCTCCGCGTCCGAAGCCGCGACCGCCGCCTCCGCGGCTGCCCGGGCCCAGGGGCCGCCGTCGGTCAGCGTCAGAACGGCCAGGCTGCGCCCCTGGCGGGCCACTGCCGCGGGGTCGGCGTCCGGGCGTGCGGCCTCCGTGGCGAGCCGCCGTGCCTCCGCGGCCCGCTCCGTCGCCAGCCGGTCCTGCGTGCGCCGATCTTCGGCGCGGGCCTCCTCCTCCGCCTTGAGGTCCTTGGCCCGCTCGATGCCGGCGTTGGTGCGTGCCTGTAGTTCGGCGGCCTCGACCTCGCGGGCCACGGCGAAGATGTCCTTGGCCTGCTTACTGGTCGCGGTCGCGGTGTCCGCCGCCTCCTTGGCGGCGACGGCGTGTGCCTTCGACTTCGCGGCGGCGGTCTCGGCGTGACCTGCCTGGTCGGCGGCCTCCCTGGCGGCCATGGCCGAGGCACGGGCGTGCCGGGCCGCGGACCGGGCCGCGTCACGCGCCTGCTCCGCGGCCACGGCGGACTTGCGGGCCAGGGCCACCGCCGCGTTCGCGGCGCGGGTCGCCTCCGCCGCGTGGCGGCGCGGCTGCGGCCGCGTTGCGGGCCTCGACGGCCCTGGCGTCGCTCTGATCGGCGTACCCGCCGGCCTCGGTGGCGGCAGCGGCGGCAGCGGTGGCGTTCGCACCGGCGGACAGCGCGGCGACCGCCGCGTCCCCGCCGCGTTCGCCGCGTTGGTGGCCTGGTCCGCGGCCTCCGCACCGTCATCGGCACCGCGCGCGGCGGCCTCCGCCTCGTCCGCCGCCTTGCGTGCGTCACTGGCCTTCGTGGCGTCGGTTGCCGCGTCCGCTGCCGCGCTCCGGGCGCGGGAGGAGGCTCGGGCCGCACCGGCGGCCGCGGCTGCCGCCTGGGCCGCCGCGTTGGCGGCGATGCGTGCGGCGTTGTTCGCCGCGGCGGCGGATGCGATGGCCTGGCGCGCGGCGGCGGCGGCCTGGGTGGCGGCCGACGCGGCCCGGCCTGCCGCACTGGCGGCCTTGGTTGCGTCGTCCGCCGCCTTGGACGCCTCGTCGGCGGCTCTGAGCGCCGCCGCCTTGGCCAGCTTCGACGCCTCCACGGCGCGGGCGGACTCGCTCTTGGCCGCGGCGGTCTCGGCGGCCGCCTGCCGACCGGCCTCCTTCGCCAGTTGGGCGAGTTGGGCGACCGTCAGGTGTTCCTGGTCGCGCGCCCGGGCGACATGCTGCCCCACTTCCAGGAACTCGCCGATGTCGGCGGGCGAGCCCTGAAGAGCGAGTCGGCCGGCCGCTCGGACAGCGGGGCCTCCCGTGCTGAGGATCTGCACTGCCGCGACCCGCTCGTCCTGCGCGCGCTGCTGGTACTGCCCGCGTGCGAGGAACTCACGTACGGCATCGGGCGTGCCTGCCAGGGCGGCCCTGCCCCGCTCCTGGACGTTCGGGCCCCCGGCATCGATCACCTGGGCGACCCGGACCCGCTCGTCCTGCTCGAAAGGCACCCGCCACCCGAAGTCGAGGAACGTCCTGAGCCGCTCCCGCGAGCCGGCGAGCGCCGCGCGCGCCGCCTCGATGGTGTTCGGGCCGCCGACACTGGCGATGTTGGCCGCGGCGACCCGGTCGTCCTGATAGGCGTTGGAGGCCGCCTCGGCCAGGAAGCGGTCGACATCGGCGTCACTGCCAGACAGCGCCGCTTCGGCGGCGGCCCGGACTCCGGGCCCGCCGACCTTCCAGAAGGTCAGGACCCTTCCGCGGTCCGTGGGTTCGCCTGCGGCAGGCGCCGCGGCGCTCGCCGTCGGTGCGGCCGCACCGGCCGGAACGGGAGCCAGCAGACCCACCAGGCAGGCCAGGGGGAGGAGACTCAGACAGAGGAACCGCAGGACGGCTCTCCCTTGTCCGACGATTCTTCGGGGGTGGTTGTCCATCGTTGGCGAAGCACTCCACTTCGGAGAGCCGGTGCACCTCTGCCGTACACCGGCGTGCAGAGGCAGGCAACCGGCGCACTCAGTGCGGTTGTTCGAGTGGGATCACCGCACAGGCCGGGCTCCCGAGTGCGTCCGCTTCTCGAACCAGGCACCGAGCATGCGTCCGACCGACCTGCGAGACCTCCGAAACATACGCATTCCTTCACACCGTGTCCACTTGAATACGAGTGGACAGTCGTCAGTCCGCGACGCGCTCGAAGACCGCGGCGAGACCCTGGCCGCCGCCGATGCACATCGTCTCCAGCCCGTACCGCGCCTCGCGGCGGTGGAGTTCGCGCGTGAGCGTGGCGAGGATGCGGGCACCGGTGGCGCCGACCGGATGGCCGAGGGAGATGCCCGAGCCGTTGACGTTGATCCGCTGCTCGTGGTCCTTCTCGCCCAGGCCCAACTCCCCCGTACAGGCGAGCACCTGGGCGGCGAACGCCTCGTTGAGCTCGATCAGGTCGAGGTCCGCGAGCGTGAGTCCCGCCCGGTCCAGGGCGGTGCGGGTGGCGGCGACGGGGGCGATGCCCATGGTCGCGGCGGGCACCCCGGCACGGGCGAACGAGACGAGGCGGACGAGCGGCGTGAGGCCGAGGCGTTCGGCGGTCCCGGCGCTGGTGACCAGACAGGCGGCGGCCGCATCGTTCTGGCCGCTGGCGTTGCCCGCGGTGACGGTGGCGTCCCGGTCCGACTTCGCCATCACGGGGCGGAGCGCGGCGAGTTGTTCGGCCGTCGTGTCGGGGCGTGGGTGCTCGTCGGCGGTGACCGTCGTCTCGCCCTTGCGGGTGCGTACGGTGACGGGGACGGTCTCCGCGTCGTAGCGGCCCTCGGCGACGGAACGGGCGGCCCGCTGCTGGGAGCGCAGCGCCAGGGCGTCCTGGTCGGCGCGGCTGATGCGGTACTGGCGGCGCAGGTTCTCCGCCGTCTCGATCATGCCGCCGGGAACCGGGTGGTTGACGCCTCCGGCGGTCACCCGGCCCCGGGCGAGGGCGTCGTGGAGGTGGAGGCCGGGCCCCTTGATGCCCCAGCGTCCGTCGTGGGTGTAGTAGGGGGCGGCGCTCATCACGTCGACGCCGCCCGCGATCACGACGTCGCTGAACCCGGCCCGGATCTGCATCGCCGCGTCCAGCACCGCCTGGAGACCGGAGCCGCAGCGGCGGTCGACCTGGGAGCCGGTGACCGAACTGGGCAGTCCGGCGTCCAGGGCGGCGACGCGGCCGATGGCGGGGGCCTCGCTGGTCGGGTAGGCGTGGCCGAGGATCACCTCGTCGACCCGTTCGGGATCGATACCGGTGCGGGTGACGATCTCCGCGATGACACGTGCGGCCAGCGCGGCCGGGGTCTGCTGGGCGAAGGCCCCGCCGAACCGGCCGATGGGGGTGCGCAGGGGTTCGCAGATGACGACGTCGAGCGGCACGGAGGGCCTTTCCCTGGGATCGGGGGCGGGGAACAAAAGGCGCGTTGCGGTGGGCGGGTGGTGCGGTGGGACGACCTTCGCATCCGGCACTGAGTCGGTCCAATATCGAGTACGCACCGGATTGAGAGGCGCCACGTCTCAATCGGGCCTGCGCACGGGTGTCGGCAGCGCTTCCTCCGCGACGGCGAGCACCGCGCGCAGGGCCGCGGAGGGGTTGTCGGCGCGCCAGGCCAGGGCGGCGCGGAGGCGGATGGGCGGACCGGCGAGAGGGCGGTAGACCAGGCCGTTCTGCTGGATGTGCTGGACCGAGGTGACCGTGAGGGTGACGCCGACCCCGGCGGCGACCAGGGCGAGGATCGTGTAGGAGTCGGGGGCCTCCTGGACGGTGCGCGGGGTGAAGCCGGCGCCCTCGCAGGCCTCGGTCATGGCGTCGCGGACGGTGGAGCCGGAGTTGGCGGGGAAGGAGACGAACGGTTCACCGGCGAGTACGGCCAGGGGAACGGCCCGACTCCGGGCGAGCGGGTGGTCGGAGGGCAGGGCGCAGACCAGTTCCTCCTCGTCGATCACCCGGTGCGCGATGCCGGGCCGGGTCACCGGGAGCCGGACGAAGCCGAGGTCGAGCGAGCCGTCGGCGACCCGGGACAGGGCGGTGTTGGCGTACGTCTGGCCGGTCATGACGAGTTCGAGCCCTGGGTGGGCCGCGCGCACGGCCCGGGTGAGCCGGGGCAGCGTCTCGTGGCTGGAGGCCCCGGCGAAGCCGATGGTGACCCGGCCGTACTCGCCGGTCCCCGCCGACCTGGCAGCCCGGACGGCGGTGTCCAGGTCGTCCAGGACGGTCCGTACCGGTTCGAGGAAGGACTCCCCCGCGCTGGTGAGACGGACCGAGCGCGTGTTGCGGTGGAAGAGCTGGACGCCGAGCTCCCTCTCCAGCTGGCGGATCTGCTGGCTCAGCGGGGGCTGGGCCATCTGGAGCCGCTTGGCGGCCCGGCCGAAGTGCAGCTCCTCGGCGACGGCGAGGAAGGCGTTGAGGTGGCGCAGTTCCATAGTGATACTCCTGGCGTCTTGATCCGACCCTAATTCGGTATTGGACAGCCATCAATGGGCCCTGACACCGTGAGGTCGGCGCATACGGAGGGTGAGGAGCACGGTGGAACGGTCGGCCGGGGCGGGCGGTGGGGCCGGCGAGGTCCTGTCGGCGCTGGAGGCCGTCGTCGCCGCGTGCGTCCACGGCGGAGAGCGGCGGGGAGCCGGAGACCGCCGACCGGTTCGCGACGACGGACCGGCCCGCCCCCGCGGAGCTGCGGCTCCTGCGCGACGATGTCGAACCGAACCGTGTCCGCCTCCGTTGGAAGGGCCGTAACCGCCATGCGTATCAGGATCGTCGGAGCCGGGGCCATGGGCCGGGGCATCGCCCAGTGGGCGGCGAGCGCGGGTCACACCGTGGAGCTGGGTGACGTGCGGCCCGAGGCGGTGAAGGAGGCCCTGGAGTTCGTCGCGTCGATGCTGGACCGGGCGGTCGCGAAGGGCCGGACGACGGCCGCCGACCGGGACGCGGCGGTGGCCCGGCTGGTGCCGCTCGCCGAGCCGTGGGCGGCGGGCCCGGACGTGGAGCTGGTGATCGAGGCCGTACGGGAGGACCTGGGGACGAAGGCCGAGGTGTTCGGGAAGCTGGAGCGGGTGCTGCCCGCCTCCGCCGTCTTCGCGACGAACACCTCGTCCCTGTCGGTGACCCGCATCGCGGCGACCCTCCAGGATCCGTCGCGCCTGGCCGGCCTGCACTTCTTCAACCCGGTGCCGCTGATGCGGATCGTGGAGGTGGTGCCGGGCGCGGCCACCCGTCCGGAGATCCCGGCGCTGCTCACCGGGCTGGTCGAGGGGTGCGGGCACCGGGCGGTGACCGTCGCCGACACCCCCGGATTCCTGGTCAACCACGCCGGGCGCGGGCTGGTGACCGAGGCGCTGGCGCTGCTGGAGGAGTCGGTGGCGGACCCGGCGGCGGTCGACCGGATCGCCCGGGACGTGCTGGGGCTGCGGATGGGCCCCTTCGAGCTGATGGACCTGACCGGTCTCGACGTGACGGCCGCGGTGATCGACTCGATCTGGCAGGGCTTCCGGTACGAGGACCGGCTGCGCCCGTCCTTCCTGACGCCGAACCGGGTGGTGGCCGGGCTGCACGGCCGCAAGACGGGCCGGGGCTGGTACGCGTACGGCGACGGGGCGTCCGGCCCCGCACCGGAGAGCCCGGTCACCGGGGAGGCGGACCGCCCGGTGTTCCTGGCCTCGGCCGGGCGGCCGGAGACGGCGGCGTACGAGGAGGAGCTGGCGGCGTCCCTGGAGGCGGCGGGGGTCCGCGTCGAGCGGGGCGACGGGCCGTCGGCGCAGGCCGTGGTGCTGGTGCCCGTCTGGGGAACGCCGGTGTCGGCGGCGGTCGCGGAGGGCGGGCTGCCCCGGGAGCGTACGTTCGGCGTCGAGGTGCTGCCCGCGGCGGGGCGGCGGCGGGTCCTCGCGGTGACGGCGGCCGGTGACCCGGCGGCAGCGCGGGACGCGCGGGCGGTGCTGGCGCGGGCCGCCGGGGGCGAGGAGCCGTACGCGGTGTCGGTGGTGCGGGACACGGCGGGCTCGGTCGCGCAGCGGCTGCTCTCCTCGGTCGTGGCCGTCGGCTGCTCGATCGCGGAACGCTCGCTGGCCGCGCCCGCCGACATCGATCTCGCGGTGACCACGGGCCTCGGCTATCCGGCCGGACCGCTGGCGTGGGGCGAGCGGATCGGGGCCGTGCGGGTGCTGGCGCTCCAGCGGGCGCTGCACGCGTCGACGGGCGACCCGCGGCACCGGCCGACGCGCTGGGTCACGGAGCGGGCCGCCCTGGGTCTCGCGCTGACCGATCCGGGGACGTCGCCGGCGGACTGCCTGGGCTGAGCCCGCCGGTCGGGGTGACCGATTCGTACAAGACGGCCGCGTGCCGCGGGCCTACGGTCGGGGCATGACTCCACGACTCGACGCCACCAGCATCATCACCTCCGACCTCGCGGCTTCCCTCGCCTTCTACCGGCGGCTCGGCCTCGACATTCCCGAAGGAGCGGAGTCCGCGCCCCACGTCGAAGTGACGCTGCCGGGCGGACAGCGGCTGCTGTGGGACACGGAGGAGGTCATCGCCTCGTTCGACCCGGACTGGCAGCGGCCCGCGGGCGGCGGTGAGCGGGTCGCCCTGGCGTTCGCCTGCGACAGCCCGCAGGAGGTGGACGCGGTGTACGCGGAGCTGGTCGGCGCCGGGTACACCGGGCACCTGGAGCCGTGGGACGCGGTGTGGGGGCAGCGCTACGCGGTGGTGCTGGACCCGGACGGGTGCGGGGTGTCGCTGTTCGCCGACGCGTCGCCTGCCGCGAAGTAGGCCCCGAGGGTCGTGCCGGCCAGGTCGCGCATCTCCCGGGCCAGGTGCGGCTGGTCGGTGCAGCCTGCCGCGCAGGCCGCTTCGGCGTACGGAAGGCCGGTGCGGATGAGGGCCAGAGCCCGCTGGAGGCGGAGGATCCGGGCCAGGGTCTTCGGGCCGTAGCCGAAGGCGGCCAGGGAGCGGCGGTGCAGCTGGCGGGCGCCGAGGCCGGCCTCGGCTGCCGTGGACGCGACGCTCCTGCCGCGTCGCAGCCCCTCGGCGACGGCCGCCGCGAGCGGGTCGGGCGGGCCGGTGTCGGCGGACCGGGCGAGCGCGAAGTCCTCCAGGGCGGCGGCGGGGTCGGCGGACCGGGCGATCCGTGCGGTGAGCGCCGCGACAGCGGTACGGGGCCAGAGCTCGGCCAGGTCGACCCGGTGGTCGCGCAGTTCGTGCGCCGGTACGCCGAGGAGGACGGGGGCGGTGCCGGGTGCGAACCGGATCGCGGAGCAGGAGCCCCGGTGGCGCGGGTCGACCTCGAAGGCGTGGGTGTCGGGCCCGGCGACGATCAGGCGGCCCGCGCTCCAGAGCAGGTCCATGCAGCCGTCGGGAAGCACGGACCGGGCGGGCTGCCCGGGGGCCGATGGGGCGTCCAGCGTCCAGACGACGGCACCGTCCAGCCGGGAGGGCCGCTCCTGGTAGCGCTGGTGTCCCCGGGGCATGTCCTCACGCTAACGCGGTCAGCGGGCGGGCGGCTCCCCGACCTCGGTGTCCGCTGTCGATTCCCGCGCGTGACGGGTCCTGCTGCTCTCCTTCGCGTCCTTGGGCTCCTTCTCCCAGGTCGCGTGCAGCCGGGATTTCACGTCGTCGGGCGGCAGGAAGCGGGACCAGCGCTCGGGGAACTCGGAGGGCATGTACGCGGGGCCGTCGTCCTCGTCATCGTCGTCGTCCGTGCCGTCGTAGGCGGCCGAGCGGGTGCGGGCGACGAACTCGGCGGCCTGCGCGGCCCTGGCGCGTTCGGTCGCCTCGCGGGCGGCGGCCGTGGCGAGCGAGGGCCAGACCCGGTCGATGGCCGCGTTGACCGCGGCGCCGACCAGGACCGCGAAGGCGGAGATGCCGATCCACAGCAGGACGGCGATCGGCGCCGCCAGGGAGCCGTAGATGGTCGGGCCCTCGACCGTGCTGGTCAGGTAGATCCGGAGCAGGAAGCTGCCGAGGACCCACATGCCGAGCGCCACCAGCGCCCCGGGCACGTCCTCGATCCAGGGCGACCGCACCGGCACGGACACGTGATAGAGCGTCGTGAGGAACGCGATGGTCAGCAGTATCACCAGCGGCCAGTACAGGACGGCTATCACCTCGGTGCCCCAGGGCACGAACTCGACCACCCGGTCCGGTCCGACGACCAGCAGCGGCAGGACCACCGCGCCGAGCAGCAGGGCGACGACGTACAGCAGGAAGGCGAGCAGCCGGGTCCTGACGATGCCGCGGTGGCCGTCGAGGCCGTACATGACGGTGATGGTGTCGATGAAGACGTTCACCGCGCGGGAGCCCGACCACAGGGCGATGGCGAAGCCGAGGGAGATGACGTCGGGGCGGGCCCCGGTCGTGACGTCGGCGAGCAGCGGCTTGGCGAAGTCGTTGACCCCGCGCTCGGAGAGCACCGTCTGGGAGGCGGAGAGGATGTTGCGCTCGATGGAGGCGACCGTGGTGGTGGCCGTCCACTCGTCGACGTAGCCGAGCAGTCCGATCATGCCGAGCAGCAGCGGAGGCAGCGAGAGCAGGGTGAAGAACGCCGCCTCGGCCGCGAGCCCCAGAATGCGGTACTCGATGCACGAGTTGACGGTGTCCTTGAGCAAGTGCCACGCCATGCGCCGTTTGGAGACGTTGCGGTAGAGCACTCGCGCCCGGTGGAGTCGGCCCGGTGGCCGCTCGGGTGTTTCCTTTGCTGCCTGCACCTCCTTACCGTATCGGCATGGCAGCCACCACCCACACCGTGACCAATCAGGTTCCGCCGCTGGTCGGCCATGACGTCTTCGCCACCGACCGGGTCCTGTCGGAGGCCGTGGAGCGGCACATCGAGCCCGGGATCCTGCCCGTGGCGCTGGAGGAGCTCGGCGAGCTGGGCCGGGCGGCGGGCTCGGCCCAGGCCCAGAAGTGGGGCGTGCAGGCGAACGCGCACCCGCCCGTCCTGCGGACGCACGACCGCTACGGGCATCGCGTCGACGAGGTGGAGTTCCATCCGTCCTGGCACCGCTTGCTGGGCCACGCCGTGTCCGCCGGGCTGACCGACGCCTGGGGGCGGCCGGCCGGCCATGTCCGGCGCGCGGCGGGGTTCCTGGTCTGGACGCAGGCCGAGGCGGGGCACGGCTGCCCGCTGTCGATGACGCATGCCGCGGTGCCCGCGCTGCGCACCGATCCGGAGCTGGCCGCCGTGTGGGAGCCCCTGCTGACCTCGCACACGTACGTCCAGGGGTTGCGGAACCCGCGCGAGAAGGCCGGGGTGCTCTTCGGGATGGGCATGACGGAGAAGCAGGGCGGCACCGACGTACGGTCCAACACGACGCGGGCCGAGCCGCTGTCCGGCGAGGGCGGGTATCTGCTCACCGGGCACAAGTGGTTCTGTTCGGCGCCGATGTCGGACGGCTTCCTGGTGCTGGCGCAGGCGCCGGGCGGACTGAGCTGCTTCCTGGTGCCGCGGGTGCTCCCGGACGGCTCGCGCAACGTGTTCCTGATTCAGCGGCTCAAGGACAAGCTGGGCAACCGGTCCAACGCGTCCGCCGAGGTCGAGTTCGACGGGACCTGGGCCCGCCTCGTCGGCGAGGAGGGGCGCGGGGTGCGGACCATCATCGAGATGGTGGCGGCCACCCGGCTCGACTGCGTGGTGGGCTCGGCGGGGCTGATGCGGCAGGCGGTGGCGCAGGCGGTCCACCACAGCGCGTACCGCGACGCGTTCGGCGGGCCGCTGATCGACAAGCCGCTGATGCGCAATGTCCTGGCCGACCTGGCCCTGGAGTCGGAGGCGGCGACGGTGCTGGGCATGCGGCTGGCGGCGGCGTACGACGCGGACACCGATCAGGAGCGGGCCTTTCTGCGGCTCGCGCTGCCCGCCGCGAAGTTCTGGGTCACCAAGCGTTGCACCGCCGTGGTGGGCGAGGCGCTGGAGTGCCTGGGCGGCAACGGGTACGTCGAGGAGTCGGGGATGCCCCGGCTGCTGCGCGAGGCGCCGCTCAACTCCATCTGGGAGGGCTCGGGGAACGTCCAGGCGCTGGACGTGCTGCGGGCGCTCTCGCGGGAGCCGCGGGCGCTGGACGCGTTCCTGCGGGAGGTCGGGAAGGCACGCGGGGCGGATCACCGGCTGGACGCGGCGATCAAGGGCCTGCTGACGGAGCTGGCCGATCTGGCGGGTATCGAGGCGCGGGCGAGGCGGCTGGTGGAGCGGTTCGCGCTGGTGCTCCAGGGTTCGCTGCTGGTGCGGTGGGCTCCGCCGGAAGTGGCTGACGCGTTCTGCGCGTCGCGGCTCGGCGGGGACGGGGGCGCGGTGTTCGGGACGCTGCCGCACAGCCTGGATCTGGCCTCGGTGGTGGCACGGGCCCGGCCGTCCGCGGGGTAGCCCACCGGGCGGGGAGCGACGGGGGGTGATGCTGCGCCGACACGGCACCACCCTCCGTGCTCATGCGACACCGGGCGACCGGGAAACCCGGCGCACGGTGTTTCTGCCACTCTGGTACGCACCCGCAGGGCATCGCCAGAGTTGCAAAGGGTTGCAACCGTTGTGTGGACTGCTCGGTGGCCCGGCGGGGTGCCCGGCAGGATGGGCCGGGCCGGGACCGGGAAGCGTTCGGGGGGCACGGGGACCATGACGGAGACAGGTGCGGCGGGGGTGCTGCGGGTGACGGGCCAGGGGGCGGGCCGTGGCGCCACCCGGTTGCTCCACCGCGCGCGTGAGGCCCGGCTGGCGGGCGAGCCGTCCGGTGTGGTGCCCCGGGCGGAGATCGACGCCTCCTGGGACCGGGTGGTGCGCAGCGGCATCGACCCCGAGCAGTCGCCGGAGAGCGAGCTGCTGGAGGCGGACGAGATCGAGCACCGGCGGCACAGCACGGCCCTGGGTGAACTGATGCCGTTGCTGCGGGCGGGACTGGCCTCGATCGCGGACGCCGCACAGCAGATCATGGTGGTGACCGACACCGAGGGCCGGGTGCTGTGGCGGCAGGGCAACACGGGGGTGCTGCGCCGGGCCCACGACATCTGCCTGGAGGAAGGCGCGGCCTGGGCCGAGGCGGCGACCGGGACGAACGCGATCGGGACGGCGCTGGCCGCCCGGGTCCCGATCCAGGTGCACTCCGCCGAGCACTTCATCCGGGCGCTGCACGGCTGGACCTGTGCGGCGGCCCCGGTGCGGGATCCGCGCGACGGGCGGCTGATCGGGATCGTCGACATCAGCGGGCCTGCGTCCACCTTCCATCCGGCGACGCTGGCCCTGGTCGACTCGGTGGCGCGGCTCGCCGAGGGTGAGATCCGCACCCGGCATCTGGTGGAGATCGAGCGGCTGCGCGCGGTGGCCGCACCGATCCTGTGCCGGATCGGCGGCCGGGCGCTGGCGGTGGACGCGCACGGTCGGCTGGCGGCGGTGACGGGGATGCCTCCGGTGGACCGGTTGCCGCTGCCGAAGTCGCTGCGGCCGGGTCCGGTGTGGCTGCCCTCGCTCGGCATGTGCCAGGCCGAGCCGCTGCCGGGCGGCTGGCTGGTGCGGGTGGACGAGACGGGGACGGTGCCGGGGGAGCCGCGCCGGGTGGTGCTGGACCTGAGCCGGCCCCGGGCGCTCGCCGTGCATCTGACCGGGCCGCTGGGCAGCGTGCGGCAGCGGCTCTCGCCGCGCCACGCCGAGCTGCTGT is a genomic window of Streptomyces sp. YPW6 containing:
- a CDS encoding DUF6597 domain-containing transcriptional factor, with the translated sequence MPRGHQRYQERPSRLDGAVVWTLDAPSAPGQPARSVLPDGCMDLLWSAGRLIVAGPDTHAFEVDPRHRGSCSAIRFAPGTAPVLLGVPAHELRDHRVDLAELWPRTAVAALTARIARSADPAAALEDFALARSADTGPPDPLAAAVAEGLRRGRSVASTAAEAGLGARQLHRRSLAAFGYGPKTLARILRLQRALALIRTGLPYAEAACAAGCTDQPHLAREMRDLAGTTLGAYFAAGDASANSDTPHPSGSSTTA
- a CDS encoding VOC family protein, translating into MTPRLDATSIITSDLAASLAFYRRLGLDIPEGAESAPHVEVTLPGGQRLLWDTEEVIASFDPDWQRPAGGGERVALAFACDSPQEVDAVYAELVGAGYTGHLEPWDAVWGQRYAVVLDPDGCGVSLFADASPAAK
- a CDS encoding acyl-CoA dehydrogenase family protein codes for the protein MAATTHTVTNQVPPLVGHDVFATDRVLSEAVERHIEPGILPVALEELGELGRAAGSAQAQKWGVQANAHPPVLRTHDRYGHRVDEVEFHPSWHRLLGHAVSAGLTDAWGRPAGHVRRAAGFLVWTQAEAGHGCPLSMTHAAVPALRTDPELAAVWEPLLTSHTYVQGLRNPREKAGVLFGMGMTEKQGGTDVRSNTTRAEPLSGEGGYLLTGHKWFCSAPMSDGFLVLAQAPGGLSCFLVPRVLPDGSRNVFLIQRLKDKLGNRSNASAEVEFDGTWARLVGEEGRGVRTIIEMVAATRLDCVVGSAGLMRQAVAQAVHHSAYRDAFGGPLIDKPLMRNVLADLALESEAATVLGMRLAAAYDADTDQERAFLRLALPAAKFWVTKRCTAVVGEALECLGGNGYVEESGMPRLLREAPLNSIWEGSGNVQALDVLRALSREPRALDAFLREVGKARGADHRLDAAIKGLLTELADLAGIEARARRLVERFALVLQGSLLVRWAPPEVADAFCASRLGGDGGAVFGTLPHSLDLASVVARARPSAG
- a CDS encoding GAF domain-containing protein; the encoded protein is MTETGAAGVLRVTGQGAGRGATRLLHRAREARLAGEPSGVVPRAEIDASWDRVVRSGIDPEQSPESELLEADEIEHRRHSTALGELMPLLRAGLASIADAAQQIMVVTDTEGRVLWRQGNTGVLRRAHDICLEEGAAWAEAATGTNAIGTALAARVPIQVHSAEHFIRALHGWTCAAAPVRDPRDGRLIGIVDISGPASTFHPATLALVDSVARLAEGEIRTRHLVEIERLRAVAAPILCRIGGRALAVDAHGRLAAVTGMPPVDRLPLPKSLRPGPVWLPSLGMCQAEPLPGGWLVRVDETGTVPGEPRRVVLDLSRPRALAVHLTGPLGSVRQRLSPRHAELLYALAVHRQGRTASELARDVFGDPTRTVTVRAEVSRLRRHLAEVLAHRPYRFGDGVEVEVIRPEHGADLLPHSQAPVVAAARAAARST
- a CDS encoding YihY/virulence factor BrkB family protein, whose product is MLYRNVSKRRMAWHLLKDTVNSCIEYRILGLAAEAAFFTLLSLPPLLLGMIGLLGYVDEWTATTTVASIERNILSASQTVLSERGVNDFAKPLLADVTTGARPDVISLGFAIALWSGSRAVNVFIDTITVMYGLDGHRGIVRTRLLAFLLYVVALLLGAVVLPLLVVGPDRVVEFVPWGTEVIAVLYWPLVILLTIAFLTTLYHVSVPVRSPWIEDVPGALVALGMWVLGSFLLRIYLTSTVEGPTIYGSLAAPIAVLLWIGISAFAVLVGAAVNAAIDRVWPSLATAAAREATERARAAQAAEFVARTRSAAYDGTDDDDDEDDGPAYMPSEFPERWSRFLPPDDVKSRLHATWEKEPKDAKESSRTRHARESTADTEVGEPPAR